A window of Macrotis lagotis isolate mMagLag1 chromosome 1, bilby.v1.9.chrom.fasta, whole genome shotgun sequence genomic DNA:
CTGTTTGCATCTCAAATGTTTATCAAGAATGTTTCTGataatgccttctgtgggggtgggggagggaagcaagaatggggggaaaatttgcaaaactcaaaataaataaattctcaaaataaaaaaaattttaataaaagaatgttTCTGACAGATCGTTTTCATAGATTCTATAGAATTGAGATCTTGGTGACTGATCAATAGCTACTACTAATATTTTCTCAATCACCttttgggggaggagaggagtATTAATCTCCTCCatgattttttcattcatttagcaTTTTCCACTCCCTAAAATCTTCTGATCCTAAGATGCTTTCAAAACTGTCACTGGATTTCTTTTACTCTAATGAAGCTGAGCCtccgggacagctaggtgatgcaatgataAAGCCCCAggtcagagtcaggaagacctgagtttaaatctggtttcagctgtgtgaccttgggcaagtcattgtttgcctcagtttcctaatctatgaaatgagctggagaaggaaatgacataccaTTGTAGTAAAAAGATACgacaaaccccaaatggggtcatggagaatcagataTGCCTGAAAAATGAGTTGATCTTCTAGACTTGGTCTCTTTGTGTGTCACTTTTACTCCCTAGTATAGCATAGTCAAGTCAAGGGTCTTTATTTAAGCACCTGTCTACTGCTGAATTCAGGCAGGTccctggatgatgatgatgatgatgatgatgatgatgataataataataatagctaatatttataaagtactttatataggtcatttatatagtactttcagataatattatatatttatttacaattattatatagtacatttatatagcactttaaggttcacaaaattatacatatatacaaatgtacataGATGTggtcacatatatacatataaaacacataaacatatatacatgcattcacACAAACATCTATGTTATATATTAATCTGATTTGATCCTTCCATCAACCTAGtgtgtgacttgcctagggtcacacaactagtatgtgtctaaAGCAGTATGTTCAAtaaggtcttcctgagtccaagcccATCACTCTATTCATTGAACAATCTAAATTCATGTCCTCTAAATGGTCCTGGTCCAGGTAAAGAGTGACCATGTCACTTCCTCCCTCAGAAGTTTTCCTTGGCCCCCCACTGTCTATCGGATAAACTACAACTTCCCTAATCTACCATTGAAAGATCCTTATAATTTGGTTCCAATTtacttttatattctttatttcccATTATTTCCCATTCTCCATTCCAATCAAATTAGACATTAGCTATTGTTCAGTCTCAACTATCTAAcccttctttatctttcttcctcctgATCTTCTCTGTCTTTAAGACCCAGCTCAAATGCCACAAGTCATGCCTAAGGTGGACCTGCCTGTGTccctctttatattttttcatattactttgtCTCCCTCTGCCCATGCTACAACCCAGCTCTTGTCAGACTAGGAACTTCTTCAGGTCAGggactggctttttttttttaatctctgcaTCTCCAGCATTGAGCACAAGAACTCTGAAGACATAGAGATAGGAACAGTATGATTTCCTGATATAAGGAACTCCTataaaaggaaatttcctttcaCCAGTTCAGGTTGCCATATGCACTGCAATTTATCAACTAAGATACTTAGGGTCACTGCATTAgctgtctgaagctagatttgaagtcagggcttcctgacttcaggcccgaTTCtcgattctctatccactgagccacctggtcACCTCTTTGATGACTCATAGTACATACATACCCAGAATTATTTATGTCAgacacaggatttgaacccaaatcttcctggaTCTGAGACCCCAGTGTTgactgaattgaaatgaattggattgaattgagGGAGTGTGGGTTAAGGACAGTCGGGTACAATGGACGAGCTGAGGGTTGGGCAATCCGATGTGGCTTGGAATCTTGTCTCTCTTATTTATCCCCTGTAGcatcttggtcaaatcatttcaaCTCACTGGGCTTCagctcagtttcctgatctgtaaactAAAGGAGGGACTAGATGACATAGTGGCTCTTTTCCAGTTCTTACCTATGATTCTGTGAAGAAGGACACTATGAAGCTTAGGTCCAGCTGCTTCTTgtgtcctcttctttctctccaggTCATCCCAACTCTGACCTTGCCTCTCggggagacagacagactgagGCACAATGCAGACCCGCATAGTCGCGTCCCTTTTACTGGCGGCCTTTCTCCTAGCGCAAACCCCGCAGGTATGTGCTTGCAGCTGAGATGAAGAGACCAAGTAGGCTGTTGGGCTCCCGCGGTCCCCGGCCTGAGGGCAGAGGCATGGTGGCTCCTCGGAGAGTCCCGGGGCTGGGAAGAAGCCACAGAGCTTCTGGTCGGACCGTCTCGCCCTCGCTGCTCCGGGCTCGGCCCTCACCGTCCCGGGGGGTCGCCTCCGGGGCCGCACAGGGGTCCTGACTCTTCCTCCCTCGCAGGCCTGGAGCCGCCGGGTGTCCCGCCGGGACCTCCTGTCCCGGGAGGCCCCCCTGGACCTGGTGCCCACCTCCTTTGACGACCAGTACGCGGGCTGTGGCGCAGCCATGGAAGCCGCCCTGCCGGACCTCAAGCGCGCGGAGCTCAACGCCAGTCCGGTCTTCGCCGAGGCCTGGCTCTCAGCAGCCGCCCGCTGGCAGGAGCGCCGGGCCTGGGGCGGGCCGGGGACCCCGACCTCGGGCCGGCCGGGCTTCCGAGACGAGCACGCGGTGGCCCTCCTGGCCTACACCGCCAACAGCCCCCTGCACCGCGAGTTCAACGCCGCGGTGCGGGAGGCCGGCCGGTCCCGAGCCTACTACCTCCGCTATTTCCCTTTCAAGGCGCTTCACTTCTTGCTCACAGAAGCCCTGAGGCTCCTGGGCTCGGGGCAGCAGCCCAGGTGCTATCAGGTCTACCGGGGCGTCCACGGGGTCCGCTTCAGGCCAGCGGGGCCGGGGGCCGTGGTCCGCCTGGGGGCCTTTGCCTCGGCTTCCCTCAGGGACGCTGCTGCCCACCAGTTCGGAGAAGACACGTTCTTTGGCATCTGGACTTGCCATGGGGTCCTCATTAAGGGCTATTCCTTCTTCCCCGGGGAGGAGGAAGTGCTGATTCCTCCCTATGAGACTTTCCTGGTGGTCAACGCCTCGGCGCCGGCTCACGGCCCGGTTCGCATCTACCTCAAAGCCCAGGACAAGGCCAGCACCTTTAACTGTGAATATATCAAAGGTAAATGCGGTCCTCGTCCTCCGGGACAACCAAGGGCCACAGAGGATGCAGGGACCTTGCCTTGGGGGAGCCTCTGGCTCAAGGGGACGCATGCATCGGATCAAGGATGTATACTGATAGCTTGCTCTAGTCTGGGTCACCTCTTCCATGCCAATTTGGGTTTCTGCCCAGATGATGCCCCTCCCCTGGAATCATCTTCTTGTCAGGATCCTGCCCTGGTGGCCCCCCAGGGAACCCTGAGTTTCCTCCAGAGAAACTcctacacttaaaaaaaaagcaactactCCCATGTAATGTGGGATGGGAATTCCTGTGAAAAAGATctagtgaggggtggctaggttgcacagtggagagagcaccggccttggagttaggagtacctgcgttcaaatccggtctcagacacttaataattacctagctatgtggccttgggcaagccacttaaccccatttgccttgcaaaaaacctaaaaaaggaaaaaaaagaaaaaagaaaaggaaaggaaaagaaaagaaaagaaaagaaaagaaaagaaaagaaaagaaaagaaaagaaaagaaaaagaaaaaaaaaatgcaatcacaGATTGAGCAAAGAGAGACATTTCTGTCCAAAAATACAAAGTGAGAGTCACGCTGTCCTCTGTCATTGTCAGATCATAGCTAGAAGAGACTATATCTAGAAGATAGTTCTGGCCTGCACATTTTCAGAAAGATGTGACAATAATAGCTAGCGCTCACAGAACTTGGAGGTTTGCAAAAGCACAttacaaataaattcattttatcctcaacaatcctgagaggtagatgccatccattattacttccattttattcatgagaaaactgaatttgagagatgttaagtgactttcccagggtccttcaggaaggaaggaaggaaaggaggatagagggaagaaaagaaggaaagaaggaaggaaggaggaaagaaaggaagaaaagaaaggaagaaaggaaaaaaggaagaaaggaaggaatttaagTACCTACTCTGCTCCACGCACtgtgtactttacaaatatctcatttgatttcaaCAATCCTGGTAGGTAGATGCTATCATCATCcctgttttatagttgaggaaactgaggcagacagagattaagtcccaggtcacacagctatttagagtctgaggctggatttgaagtttggtctccctgcctccagagccagtgctctgtgcaCTATGGTGCCCCTTTAGTACACTCATTGCACCTTTCATAGGCAGGAGTAGTAAACACAGGACAATCAGCATTGTGAGAAAACAGGAGATGATCTAAGGACCATTTGGAAGAAGTCTTAGAGTAATCTTTGTAGCTTTCTTCAAGGATTTGAAGGTCTAAGATGTGGAGGAAGGATCAGATAATAAGTGCAGCAGCATTAAATAGCACAAATAATTTTCAAGTGCATTTATAGTATCCATTTAAAGTTGcaatgcattttataaatattatttcattttatcctcacaaaaaccatGGGAAactttacagttggggaaactgaggcaaacaacagttaagtgatttacgcaggattacatagctagtaaaggtgagactgtatttgaactcaggtctttctgaatttcaagcccagcattctatccttTAGCTGCCTATCTTGTAACTATCTGCTTGGCTCTAGAATAAGGTCTGGGTACCAGTCATATAAGGCCTTAGAAATCAACCACAAGTGGGACTCAGAATTCAATAATATAGGAGCTTTtgagggtgaattaattaaatgtttgatcaaatatagtaggctaatttttaagttgataattttgtgtgGTCCTTAAATGATGTCATAAATCTCCaagcccttggcagaaaaaaaaatttccccactcCTGTCCTAGAgggtagaactaggaaaaaataggaTGGAAACTGATGAGGGACAGGTTGAGGATCAATTCGAAGAAATGCCTCCTAACAATAAAAACTGTCTGGAGGTGACATGAGATGCCTCAGGATATATGAgcctccttcctctttctataGGTCTGCAAGCTAGAATGGCCATCAGTCGAGGGTGTGTTAAGTGATCAGTTCCAGGAAGCCTCAGAGATTTCTTCTGTCAGAGAGCCtaggattctctcaattttcactgttttattctttttccagatAAGCAGTGCACTTCAGGACGCTGCAAACAAAATAATTCAGGTAAGACAAACCAGGGCCTTAGGTcattagaggggaaaaataatCATTCCCTGAGAACTGTGGATAAGGTTTGGCAGTCAGCAACTAAAGAGGGTACCAAGAGTTCTACCATCTAACCAAGTTTCTGTCTCTTCTTCATTGTGCAGCCTTGAATAGGTCCTtctaagtctcactttctctatATATGAGATAAATGAAAAGAGTCTATAAGTATCTACACTAAAATAAAGAAACTTCCCTATTTACTCTCCAGTCCCTCAGAACCCTGTTATCTGAACAgggggataaagaaaaaagaaaatcagaatttattaagtacctactatgtgccaaaaacCTTGTGAATATTCTCTCAGTGGATTCccacaactctgtgaggtaaacactattattatccctcttctatagttgaagaaaatgagatatacagaagttaggtgacttggccaaggtcacataactagctagtaagtgtctgagatcagatttgaactgctatcccagactccaggtccagtgctctatctactgctttACCTAGCTGCCTATCCCCTGCCATCCTGCTTGTTCTTCTGCCTCAaagtccacacacacacacacacacacacacacacacacacacacacacacacacagacacacacttcacttgatcaatcaatcaatgaacaatgTAAACAACTTGTATAAGCCAGGGACTGGATTGGGTATTGCGGTTATGAAGACCAAAGAGAAGCAATATTTTCCCTCATGGAACTTACATTGTAACAGAAGAAGTCACAGACACACAAAGAGTTATGGACAGaacagagaaaatagaagcaagaTACCCTCAGAGGGGAAAGGCACTAGCTGTCAAGAATTCCAGGTCCCCTGGTTACATCAGTCTCCTCATCAGCCTCTTTGTCTTCAATAGGCTCCATTCATTTTGTCTTATCATTTTATCTAATCCAGCGTAGACATCCTATAGTCCAGATCTgaccatttccttccctcctgAGAAACCATCATGATTCCATGTGGCCCCCTAAATTGTGTCCTCAGCCTAACAGTCTGTTACTTACCTTGGGCACATATTTCACCTAACCTTCCTGAGGATCAGTTTCCTTAACAGTAAATAGAGGATGACATAATAATTGTATTACCCATCTCACAGTGACctaatgaaaataaatcttttaaatatttatatgaaccttTAGAGTATCTAGAAAATAAGAGTTTCTGAGAAGGGGGTTTGCATTCTGATTCCTCCTCAAgtacctctttccctttctaGTTTATAAAAGTCTTTCACTTGGGATCTCCTTTGATGTACACATCTTTGGGATATATAGGGAAAATATTATTATGTGACCCTTTtctatagagaaggaaactgaaacagaaggAGTTGACTAGCACAATGCGCTAGGGGCAGTGTCCAGATTTGTCCTCAGGTCTTGGTATGCCCCAGGCATACTTTCTTTCCTGACTCCCTTTTTTAAATGCCTTatcccaaattaaaataaaacaaatggtgAATTTTTGGATATTGTGACAGACCAGCTAGGGAAAGACCAGTATGGGTCTAGACTAGTGACATTACTGAGcacctcctccttcccttcactCAGTTCCTGTAGACTGGATAGGCCAAGGGGAGGCAAGATGCAGTTCAGAATAGAATAGGAAGGTGAGGTCCTGTGAGGTGGGAATGGAATTGTCTGAggtcattcattcaataaacccATTCTAGAATCAGTGGTGAAGCAAGGAACTAGCAGTCATTGCATGTTGTGGGATCCTTCAAGATACAGCACtggtagggggtggctaggtggtgtagtggataaagcacgggccctggagtcaggagtacctgggttcaaatccgatctcagacacttaataattactatgtggccttaggcaagccacttaaccccatttgccttgaaaaaacttaaaaaaaaaagatacagcaCTGGTATCTCTAGTTTCTTCTCTAGGTCCATGGACCACTTGGCCTGCAAATACATCTCTCACCCTCAACTAAAGGAAGAAAGACCCATGTGAAGGCAGGGGTCTGGAACTGAGAGCTTTTAATGCCTTGGCTTTGGAGGGAATGCTAGGCTTATCAGTTTCTCTGTCTCCATCTactgtcttaatttttttcctttatcttcatCTCTGcatctatttctttccctctctcaaaCTGTCTGAGCCTTCCTCTCtatctcattttgcttttctctccGCCTCTCCCATCCCATGCATCCATCTGTCTCATTTTGTCAGTCTCTCCCTTTTTGTTTATCCtagttcatcttttctttttgtttttctggatctctttttgTTGGCAtgttttagtctttctttccatCTAATTATGTacataatcatttctttttctgtctcattGGTCTCTCATCCTCTCCatgtctctttattttttctgttttactctctaccctaatttctgttttcttctctttctctccctctttttctatatttgtcttccttgttttattttattttctgttcttttcctctATGCTTATGTAATaagctctttctctctctgtccctacttgttcattttctctttgtgCTCCTTTCTCCACCATTCTCTGTGTTTTTCTCCATATTTTCTCTGTACTTACCTCTgtgtcttcttttctctcttgtgtcccttttccttctttctcttggcAGCAGCAGTAGTGAGGATGGAACCCTTCTCCCCATCCCAGCAGTTCCTGCCTCTGCTCTGGGTCCTCATGATGTTGATATCCTTTGACCCCCCGAGTCTCCTTTGACTACTGCTATGAAGCTTCACTGATTCTCAAAATCCTTGAGTTCAATGCTTATATGACAGATATGTGAATCAAGTACAAAAGATGGACCAGATACCTCAGTGCAGAGAAGTGGTGGAAAATGAAGTAAAAGGTCAAAACTTTGAGAGGTTAGATTGAGCCAGTCAACAGTCCTGTAGTTGGCTCCAATGCTGACTCATCACAGGACCCAGAAACTTGGAGACCACTATGAACTGGTACTTTCCTTTTCCCACAACTTGCAAACTCCCCTCTGCTGCTCTATAGACTCTCTGATATTGAGGTGAAAactgcttttctttgcttctctgttCATAATCTCAAACCTGTATACAGCAGTACCCcatccttccccaccccctaGCCTCCTTACTCTCCTTTTCACTTATGTCCTCAGAAACCCTCACTATATCATTAATAAATTCCCCTTCATCCTAAATCTTTCTCCTCATACTCTTATCTTCTTGAGCTATGGGAAACCTGGCACTATTTGAAACATCCTGTAATCTGAGATAACCCTCCCTCACCTTACTCCCATTACTAGTTGTTCCTTCTCTTGTGCCATGGGGtgtggtgggggaagggggtggataCTGGGTTGAGAGAAAGAGTTGCTATACAAGTTCCTTGCTACTCACTTTTAattgtacatttttctctctgttaTTATCATTCAAGAACAGCTATTCTATTCATCTATATCACTCAGCTGAAATCCTTTTTATTCCATGATACTCTCTTATTACTCCCCCAAGAATTCTACTGTCCATCTTCAAATTTTTCTCTGCATTTCTAACCTGCCTTCATATACTAGTTCTTCAAACTTCCTGATTCCCATCTTCAATCCACTTCAACCACATGCAGGAGGTAGTCCCATAGCTTAGATTTCTCCATCatccaaaatttattttacttctaaTGATTTTCAAGTATGAAATACCCCCCCCTGAAAACAATTTTCTATCCCTCCTTATCCGTCTCACTTCCAAACCTATTCTTTGTCCTTACATGAATTTTAATTGTTTAATCCCTCCAGTTTGTCTCCTGTGACTCAGTTTTTGTCCTTTCACAGTCTTGACCCTATACATAACCTAGAAAGGTTTTAGAGCTTCTGGAtcctaataaaagaaaatacagtgTTCCATTCTTGAATCCATTGACCTCTTGTCTTTTGCTGCTTGCTCCTGTCCTTCCAATCCTGAACTCTGAATCATCACTACAATCATTGAATTTTTCTGTGATCAACTCCTAAGCCTCTAAAAGTCATTGAAGGACCAGTAACTTGGTCCCTCATAAATTCACACTATCTCATCTTAGTTGGGCTCTCACTATTTCAtggcaatccttttatttttctcttttccctattattatttcctattgTATTCTTCTCTATGACACTTCATACAACCAGTACTAGTACTctaaatcttttcctcttctttaaactTTAAGTACCACCTCTTCCCACATTCTCTTTCAATAGGaaatgttatttccttctttatggaTGTATAGTAAGAATTCACTAGCAGGGAAGGGGTTTCTGTTCTCTCCGTTCTTAATTCTGGATCCATTCACTCCAGTGGGATTCAGTCCTGGAAGAGCCTGACCAAAAGAGTCAGATGTCATTTCTTGACCCTCCCACTCTCTTAAACCCTAGCTTTGCCTCATATCTAGTGTCTCCCCAAAAAGGAAGAGTAGAAATGAACTCAAAATATAATGTAAATCAGGTACAGGACTGCTATTTATTTCTTCACTAGTTAGTCTCTCATTGAGGCTTGCCTAAAACATCAAAACATGAAGTATTTTGTTGGATTACTGAATCAGTATTTCATTTTCACCTCAGCTCTGTACTGTCCAAACAAATGTCAGGTCCATATTTCCTAGCAAATGGATTAGATTCATTTTCCCACTGTTAATCAACttcaagaagaattgctgatgttGCTGGTAATTCTTCCTTAAGTACAGTTATCTTTGACTGAGGATGCAGGAACTCCTAACCTCTTGAATTTACAAAGTTGCCTTCAAGGCTGTAAATGTCCATCCTGGGATAACCTAATAGATTCAAGAAGTAACTGAAAAGGCAGCTCAAGCTATTTCACCAACACAGGACTTATCCCATCCTCCATATATTCCTACTAGTCGCCATGTTTCAAAGGTGAAGGAAGGGGAACTCCTTTCAGTTCTCACAAAAAGAGGCTCTGTGAATCCAGATATGATtaggggagagacagacagacagacagaggagagaagggggagagacagagaagagagaacacAGAGTTCAGAGTTCTTATAAGAGTCATTGACTGGGTTACTCCTCCTGGCCTAAAAGTTAGCCCTCCCTAACAGAGTCTTGACACACCTTCCCCTGCTTCAGCTATCATGAGGTGTGACCAATGGGACAATTCAGGTTTTGCTTCATTGTTCCAAAATGGCAAGTCCTTAGGTGTGAAGCAAGTACTTCTCTGGAAATGACCAGGGTGCAGATTCATCATTTCATGACATGTTCTAGGCAGATCACAGCTGGGAGCCTGTTGTTCCCATCTCATTAcaaggagaaaattgaggtcatCTTTCATGAACATTCTCATCTCTATTACTTCCTGCTCAAAATTCTTCTATATTATCACTCATCTTTTTTGCTTTAGTCACTGAAAAACAAGTGTCCCTTCTCCTTGCTAAAGCTAATCCTTTTACTGGCGCATTTTGTTCTATACCTCTCTTCCAGAtgatcattccttttcttttctcacctTTAACCTTTCTCTCTAACTACTGGTTTCTTTCATGATGCCTAAAAACACATCCAAGTATCATCTGTccttaaaatcttaaataactCAAATCATCCTTTAAAGCTaactcttggggtggctaggtggtgcactggatagagcacaggccctgaaatcaggaatacctgagttcaaatgcggcctcagacacttaataattacctagctgtgtagccttgggcaagccacttgcaaaaacaaacaaacaaacaaacaaacaaacctaaaactaattccctcactctctcacacacacaggAGTTATTCATTGTCTCCATTTACTCATCCCTCACTTCTTACTTTCTTGGAATCTGGTTTGTCTCCCTTCTGGTCTTCttgatctttatcatttgatacTATCGATcaacttcttttcctttatattctcctTCTTTAGATTTTCCTGCCACTATCGTCCTCTTGTTCTCTTCATATTTGCTGATCACTCCTCCTTAGTCTTTTTTGGAATCATCATCCACTTCCTAAGCTTCCATTGTGGTtcagttttctcccttcctcatgATCTTCCTCATGATGAGTTCAAGTATTCTACATGCCAAAGATTCCCAAAATCATATGCTcatcctttatctctctcttagTCTACAGTCCTGCATACTAGCTTTGCCTGTTGGATATTTCTACATAGGTTTTCTCTACCtaaaactcaatatgtccaaagaacactcattatcttccctcccctcattcaaatttccctttttttcttttttctttttttttggtcttttttttgtcttaataaCACCATCCTCCTAATCATCCAGGTTTATATTCCCAATGTCATCTTTCCTTCACTTCTCATGATCAGATTGAAAGTATTGCTGAATCTACTTCATGACGTTTCTCAcatctgtttccttctttctatttccttagCCATAACCTTGATTTGGATAGGATCTCATCTCCTCTCTCATCAATCATTATAATACTCTTGTAGTTGCTCATCCTGCTTCCAGCCAGtctcctttcctctccatctTCCATATAACTACCataataatcttcctaaagaacAGGCCTGACAGTGCAACTTTACTGTTTACATAGTAGCTTCATATGGCCTCTAGGATAATTAAATTCTTAAATGATTTCACTTATTCTTTAAAGACTTCAATAACCTaattccttcctgttttttttctttcttcccttgatGTTCCAGCTAGCTGGACTACTAAACTGTTACCTGAATTTGACATTCCATCATTTGGCCTATTGTGTGTTCATATAAGCAATCTGCCACAATAGAATGTACTCTCTACCccatcaaagtcttttttttctttcaaggtcaTGTTTGTGGGCCATCTGCTTCCtttatcttctcttctcctttgtaATCTATCCCTCCTCAAATTGCCTTTTTATTTACTCATCTTTATATGTAGTATATTCCTTCAATAGATgtcttcttgagggcaagaattacCTTAATTTTGTCTGTATTTTCAGTCCTAGAAGAGTGCATTGCATGgaatatatgcttaataaatgtttgctgaatttaatttatatttggtCTGATTTTACTTCTTTATAATGGGACATTAGTATGACTGCTACTACTTCTTCTTTTGGAGATAATAGTTACAGGTTTTAAAACTGAAGAGGTCTTAAAAAAGTCATCAATTCAAACTATTTCTTTGATAAATAAGTTCCacagaaataaagtgacttcctcaagatcCAATAACTAGTTAGTagcagaattagaatttgaatccaggtcctttaaCAACAAAAATAGTATTCTTTCCACTTCACCAAGTTATTCTGTGCATTTCTCCTCATAAAAATATGGAATGTTTTTCTTGTGATGAATGAAAAAGTCTGAGAGACATACGTTCTggataattaataatcatttttattaactaTGGCTAGcaagttattaataaaagaagGTCAGTGACACTTTTGATAAGCCAAGCACACCTTCTGGAGTACATTAAATACAAAGACTTtggtgggacagctaggtggcacagcggatagagcacgggccctggagtcagaaggacctgagttcaaatttgacttcagacacttaataattacctgtgtgaccttgagtgagtcacttaaccccatttccttgtttaaaaaaagcCTTTGGAAAAGGAGGTGTACCTAAGGATAGAAACCAACTGTGACAGGTTAACAGTCAATGAGAAAGTGGACATATTAATGAGGAGGTGGGCAAGCAATGTTCAGTTCCTTCTGTTGAGAACATGATCTCGTCAAGAGACTCAGCTACCTCCAACAATCTGAACAAAAGAATTCATCTCTTTCCAGACTACTTTGATTggttttttccttcataatttggGTCATCCTAAATTCTAATGGATGGTCCCAAGGACATGATCTTGTTTTTGAAGGGTAAGATTGCACCTAAACTGGATTCTGTTTGAAAAGTCTTCTAGTTGGGTGGGGTCCCACTCAAGACTGAGAAGCATGTATCCTGAGAATTCGGGCAATCTCTATCATTAATGTCCTTCAGAGACTAGCTGAATAACCTACAGAGGCTGTTTTGAATGAAAAACTAAGAAgggaaaa
This region includes:
- the ART1 gene encoding GPI-linked NAD(P)(+)--arginine ADP-ribosyltransferase 1 isoform X3, translated to MQTRIVASLLLAAFLLAQTPQAWSRRVSRRDLLSREAPLDLVPTSFDDQYAGCGAAMEAALPDLKRAELNASPVFAEAWLSAAARWQERRAWGGPGTPTSGRPGFRDEHAVALLAYTANSPLHREFNAAVREAGRSRAYYLRYFPFKALHFLLTEALRLLGSGQQPRCYQVYRGVHGVRFRPAGPGAVVRLGAFASASLRDAAAHQFGEDTFFGIWTCHGVLIKGYSFFPGEEEVLIPPYETFLVVNASAPAHGPVRIYLKAQDKASTFNCEYIKDKQCTSGRCKQNNSAAVVRMEPFSPSQQFLPLLWVLMMLISFDPPSLL
- the ART1 gene encoding GPI-linked NAD(P)(+)--arginine ADP-ribosyltransferase 1 isoform X2, whose protein sequence is MQTRIVASLLLAAFLLAQTPQAWSRRVSRRDLLSREAPLDLVPTSFDDQYAGCGAAMEAALPDLKRAELNASPVFAEAWLSAAARWQERRAWGGPGTPTSGRPGFRDEHAVALLAYTANSPLHREFNAAVREAGRSRAYYLRYFPFKALHFLLTEALRLLGSGQQPRCYQVYRGVHGVRFRPAGPGAVVRLGAFASASLRDAAAHQFGEDTFFGIWTCHGVLIKGYSFFPGEEEVLIPPYETFLVVNASAPAHGPVRIYLKAQDKASTFNCEYIKDKQCTSGRCKQNNSGKTNQGLRSLEGKNNHSLRTVDKVWQSATKEGTKSSTI
- the ART1 gene encoding GPI-linked NAD(P)(+)--arginine ADP-ribosyltransferase 1 isoform X1, which gives rise to MQTRIVASLLLAAFLLAQTPQAWSRRVSRRDLLSREAPLDLVPTSFDDQYAGCGAAMEAALPDLKRAELNASPVFAEAWLSAAARWQERRAWGGPGTPTSGRPGFRDEHAVALLAYTANSPLHREFNAAVREAGRSRAYYLRYFPFKALHFLLTEALRLLGSGQQPRCYQVYRGVHGVRFRPAGPGAVVRLGAFASASLRDAAAHQFGEDTFFGIWTCHGVLIKGYSFFPGEEEVLIPPYETFLVVNASAPAHGPVRIYLKAQDKASTFNCEYIKGKCGPRPPGQPRATEDAGTLPWGSLWLKGTHASDQGCILIACSSLGHLFHANLGFCPDDAPPLESSSCQDPALVAPQGTLSFLQRNSYT